One Fuerstiella marisgermanici DNA window includes the following coding sequences:
- the ispE gene encoding 4-(cytidine 5'-diphospho)-2-C-methyl-D-erythritol kinase produces MLNTATSICLSAPAKLNVFLEVLGKRDDGFHELESVMLRTDLCDVLHFEATSDDQLTLRVANSDPTHVAADFPLDESNLILRAARALQQATASTLGAAITIDKRIPAEAGLAGGSSNAATTLLGLNQLWNLKLPKSELHRLAATLGSDVNFFVEDCRAAVCRGRGEQIEPIPMAGSLSFVVARPPVGNSTPDVFRRLGPAYEHRSFQPVSDVLASGRLQNLADVAYNRLTEPARSLNPGMAKLMQQMNERCSRPVFMSGSGSTCFLIAHTPREARRMLTPLVGLNTAFLAVVRI; encoded by the coding sequence TTGCTCAACACCGCGACGTCAATTTGCCTTTCGGCGCCCGCCAAGCTGAACGTATTTCTGGAAGTTCTCGGCAAACGGGACGACGGTTTTCATGAACTCGAAAGCGTCATGCTGCGCACGGATCTGTGTGACGTGTTGCACTTTGAAGCAACGAGCGACGATCAGCTAACTCTAAGAGTCGCGAACTCAGATCCAACGCATGTCGCTGCAGATTTCCCGCTTGATGAATCCAACCTGATCCTCCGAGCGGCCCGCGCACTGCAGCAGGCGACGGCGTCCACGCTTGGGGCTGCTATCACGATCGACAAACGGATTCCCGCCGAAGCAGGGCTCGCGGGTGGTTCCAGCAACGCGGCGACAACGCTGCTCGGCCTGAATCAGTTATGGAATCTGAAGCTGCCCAAATCGGAGTTGCATCGGCTTGCAGCGACACTCGGCAGCGACGTGAACTTCTTCGTAGAAGACTGTCGAGCCGCCGTGTGCCGAGGTCGCGGCGAACAAATTGAACCGATCCCAATGGCGGGTTCGTTAAGCTTTGTTGTGGCTCGCCCGCCTGTGGGCAATTCAACGCCGGACGTGTTTCGAAGACTGGGACCAGCCTACGAGCACCGAAGTTTTCAGCCAGTGTCAGACGTTCTCGCGAGCGGCCGACTGCAGAACCTGGCCGACGTCGCGTACAACCGACTCACGGAACCTGCGAGGAGCCTCAATCCCGGCATGGCCAAGCTCATGCAGCAAATGAACGAACGGTGCAGCCGTCCGGTGTTTATGTCCGGTAGCGGATCGACCTGTTTTTTGATCGCTCATACGCCGCGTGAAGCTCGCCGAATGCTCACGCCGCTTGTCGGATTGAACACTGCCTTTCTTGCCGTCGTTCGCATTTGA
- a CDS encoding DUF1570 domain-containing protein — translation MHSICLTVIVPPRSQRNRLLRTWLAVLLACVSVASADEKPILMRLETGEAPSPTSVVGRIVARNDAGQLLLEEPSGRLHSHTIKPTDTLTELQQPFQRLTADEMAAHLLKETGAGFRIHRTDNFLICSDASDLYTDFCSRLLQRVATEYQEFFEGSEVRVLDTPADLPVIIFRNSETFQAFAKQQHPTTDFSDVPGYYSVRDNQMLIAAVSGDREFRTNSQLLRELRKNTRQIETIVHEAIHQLAFNTGLQMRYADNPLWLSEGLAVYFEHAAGRGTELWIQPGGVNRIHLPGFKAASASGGLRLPLSQLISSDAAFQSPDQLADAYAESWALAYYLVRSDRKAFDKYLSALQNRKPLEAVDATTRLREFEAATGASLAEIEERLVKHMSRVRVR, via the coding sequence GTGCATTCCATCTGTCTGACAGTCATTGTTCCGCCGCGATCACAACGCAACCGTTTGCTACGAACGTGGTTGGCGGTGCTGCTGGCGTGTGTGTCTGTCGCCAGTGCTGATGAGAAACCGATCCTGATGCGTTTGGAAACCGGCGAAGCGCCGTCTCCGACGTCCGTGGTGGGGCGGATTGTCGCTCGGAATGACGCCGGACAACTGTTGCTGGAAGAACCTTCCGGCCGATTGCATTCGCACACGATAAAACCGACCGATACGCTGACGGAGTTACAGCAGCCTTTCCAGCGTCTGACAGCCGACGAAATGGCGGCCCACCTGTTGAAGGAGACCGGGGCCGGATTCCGCATTCATCGTACGGACAACTTTCTGATCTGTTCCGATGCATCTGATTTGTACACCGATTTCTGCAGTCGGCTGCTGCAGCGAGTGGCGACTGAGTACCAGGAATTCTTCGAAGGCAGCGAGGTTCGAGTACTGGACACACCTGCCGACTTGCCGGTCATTATTTTTCGCAACTCAGAAACGTTTCAGGCGTTCGCAAAGCAACAGCATCCAACGACCGACTTTTCTGACGTGCCTGGCTATTATTCCGTACGAGACAACCAGATGCTGATCGCGGCGGTATCGGGAGATCGTGAGTTCCGAACAAATTCTCAGCTGCTGCGTGAACTGCGTAAGAATACTCGGCAAATCGAAACCATCGTTCACGAAGCGATCCACCAACTGGCGTTCAATACGGGACTGCAGATGCGTTACGCGGACAACCCGTTATGGTTGTCTGAGGGACTGGCCGTTTACTTCGAACACGCGGCAGGGCGCGGCACTGAATTGTGGATTCAGCCAGGCGGTGTCAATCGCATTCATCTGCCCGGCTTTAAAGCGGCATCTGCAAGCGGTGGTTTGCGGCTTCCGCTCTCGCAACTGATCTCGTCCGATGCGGCATTCCAGTCGCCCGATCAATTGGCGGACGCGTACGCGGAAAGCTGGGCGCTGGCGTACTATCTTGTGCGCAGCGATCGCAAGGCGTTCGATAAGTATCTTTCTGCGTTGCAGAATCGCAAACCGCTTGAAGCAGTTGACGCAACGACGCGGCTAAGGGAATTCGAAGCCGCGACAGGAGCATCACTTGCCGAAATTGAAGAGCGGCTGGTGAAGCACATGAGCCGCGTTCGAGTTCGGTAG
- the fabD gene encoding ACP S-malonyltransferase codes for MSKIALLFPGQGAQHVGMGKQLVEQYPEARKRFDEAGEILGYDLAKLCFEGPADQLDSTIHSQPALFVASLAALEKLRTDRPDVVLGCEMAAGLSLGEYTALVFAGAMSFEDGLKVVQRRGQAMQAAADATPSGMVSILLMDRDKVQEVCDAASGHGSIQIANYLCPGNIVISGTVDACERAAEIADAEGGRAIPLAVAGAFHTPIMKPADDQLAEVLRDTVIKSPQIPVVSNVDAEVHTDPEEIRNLLIQQVLQPVRWEDSIRKMLDDGCTEFYEVGPGKVLKGLMKRIARKTPITTVNDSEVS; via the coding sequence GTGTCAAAAATCGCCCTTCTGTTCCCCGGTCAGGGAGCTCAACATGTTGGTATGGGCAAACAGCTGGTCGAGCAATATCCGGAGGCTCGGAAACGCTTCGACGAGGCGGGTGAGATTCTTGGCTACGATCTGGCAAAGCTGTGCTTTGAGGGGCCAGCCGACCAACTGGATTCCACAATCCATAGTCAACCGGCTCTGTTTGTCGCCAGCCTTGCGGCTCTTGAAAAGTTGCGAACCGATCGCCCCGACGTGGTGCTCGGCTGCGAAATGGCGGCGGGATTAAGTCTCGGCGAATACACAGCGTTGGTGTTTGCCGGAGCGATGTCCTTCGAAGATGGACTTAAGGTTGTGCAGCGGCGAGGGCAGGCCATGCAGGCGGCGGCCGATGCTACTCCGTCCGGTATGGTCAGCATTCTTCTGATGGATCGCGACAAGGTGCAGGAAGTCTGCGATGCCGCGTCAGGTCACGGATCCATCCAGATTGCAAATTACCTGTGTCCCGGCAACATCGTGATCAGCGGAACCGTGGACGCCTGCGAACGAGCGGCGGAGATCGCGGACGCAGAAGGCGGGCGAGCGATTCCGCTGGCCGTTGCCGGCGCGTTTCATACGCCGATTATGAAGCCTGCGGACGATCAACTGGCGGAAGTCCTGAGGGACACAGTGATCAAGTCACCCCAAATTCCCGTCGTGTCGAACGTAGATGCAGAAGTGCATACCGATCCGGAAGAGATTCGCAATCTGCTGATTCAACAGGTCTTGCAACCGGTTCGTTGGGAGGATTCGATCCGCAAGATGCTGGATGACGGCTGCACAGAATTCTACGAAGTTGGCCCTGGCAAAGTATTGAAAGGGCTGATGAAACGAATCGCCCGCAAGACGCCGATCACAACGGTAAACGATTCCGAAGTGAGCTAG
- the plsX gene encoding phosphate acyltransferase PlsX has translation MFRIALDAMGGDHAPDPNVQGAIEAIAQSEELHVTLVGDQELLESKLAEAGGGDGRITVAAADGVVGMHEKPTVALRAKPNCSIARCWQMMAAREADAVVSAGNTGAVVAAGLRTRLFLKGVKRPGIAVTLPNLKGKSVLIDVGANPAAQPRHLFQYAVMGSIYAREILGIESPRIGLMNIGSEEGKGNELYRDTHTHLSNSPLKDSYVGNVEGRGLYQGDADVLICEGFVGNVVLKVSEGMAEFMMKTVGGAIMGALDVERDKAGQVLHELTQKYRYQESGGAPLLGIDGSCIICHGSSDSHSVRNALKMAFELKAHHINSQIVDHLATAAIAAE, from the coding sequence GTGTTTCGAATCGCCCTCGACGCGATGGGGGGCGACCACGCCCCGGACCCCAATGTTCAGGGGGCCATTGAAGCGATTGCTCAGTCGGAAGAACTGCACGTCACCCTGGTCGGCGATCAGGAACTGCTGGAATCAAAGCTGGCAGAAGCTGGTGGTGGCGACGGCCGAATTACCGTCGCAGCCGCTGACGGCGTGGTTGGCATGCACGAAAAACCCACGGTGGCTCTGCGAGCTAAGCCGAATTGCTCCATTGCGCGCTGTTGGCAAATGATGGCCGCTCGCGAAGCTGATGCCGTTGTCAGTGCGGGCAACACCGGAGCCGTCGTCGCGGCGGGCTTGAGGACTCGACTGTTCTTAAAGGGCGTCAAACGTCCCGGAATTGCTGTCACACTGCCCAACCTAAAGGGCAAAAGCGTTCTGATTGACGTCGGGGCGAACCCGGCCGCTCAGCCACGGCATCTGTTTCAGTATGCCGTGATGGGCAGCATCTACGCTCGCGAAATTCTCGGCATCGAATCGCCTCGCATCGGCCTGATGAATATTGGCAGTGAAGAAGGCAAGGGTAACGAACTCTACCGCGACACTCACACGCACCTTTCCAATTCGCCGCTGAAAGATTCGTATGTCGGCAACGTCGAAGGTCGCGGCCTGTATCAAGGCGACGCAGACGTTCTGATTTGCGAAGGTTTCGTCGGTAACGTCGTGCTGAAGGTGAGCGAAGGCATGGCGGAATTCATGATGAAGACCGTCGGCGGCGCAATCATGGGAGCACTGGACGTAGAGCGCGACAAAGCTGGTCAGGTTCTGCATGAACTGACTCAAAAGTACCGCTACCAGGAGTCCGGCGGAGCACCATTGCTGGGCATCGACGGGAGTTGCATCATCTGCCACGGCTCCAGCGATTCGCATTCTGTGCGTAATGCTTTGAAGATGGCGTTTGAGCTAAAAGCTCATCACATCAATTCGCAAATTGTTGACCACCTAGCAACAGCCGCGATTGCTGCTGAGTAA
- the rpmF gene encoding 50S ribosomal protein L32, whose protein sequence is MAVPKRRQSKTRSRKRRSHNAVKPMQLAKCSQCGTSLPTHVVCPTCGYYQGRTMTIDED, encoded by the coding sequence ATGGCAGTCCCAAAAAGACGACAATCCAAGACCAGATCTCGCAAGCGCCGCAGCCATAACGCTGTGAAGCCGATGCAACTGGCCAAGTGCTCACAATGCGGAACGTCGCTGCCGACTCACGTAGTGTGCCCCACATGCGGCTATTATCAGGGCCGCACCATGACTATTGACGAGGACTAA